From one Humulus lupulus chromosome 8, drHumLupu1.1, whole genome shotgun sequence genomic stretch:
- the LOC133795723 gene encoding uncharacterized protein LOC133795723, whose protein sequence is MAKGAKVQGKTRASGKKKKRGPSSSDRGVKTRSMDEILGVKELEIADDEDEPSQHLGAILLPRSTEAYLNFVSSKIGEQVQDKEHMERPIGVKIELEDIEEEINYWQSAIVCYVLGANPPLHVLEGFMRRIWQHNGVDKVGTLSHGVFIVRFQNMEDRDKVISGGYIFFDKKPLIMKTWNPRDDFTKEDVKKVPIWIQLGGLDIKYWEDKSLFKIVGQLGKPIQVEMITKRRERLHFPRIMVEVLITQAFPHVISFINELDQDIELTVNYEWLPVLCEHCKGMGHTTAICKKKGPITGVTQ, encoded by the exons ATGGCAAAGGGGGCAAAGGTGCAGGGGAAAACTAGAGCTTCAGGCAAGAAAAAGAAACGGGGACCGTCTTCTTCAGATCGGGGAGTTAAAACTAGATCCATGGATGAGATTTTGGGAGTTAAGGAGCTGGAAATTGCGGATGACGAAGATGAGCCTTCTCAGCATTTGGGCGCAATACTCTTGCCTCGATCGACAGAGGCTTATCTGAA CTTTGTGAGCTCGAAAATAGGGGAGCAAGTGCAGGACAAGGAACATATGGAGAGGCCAATTGGGGTTAAAATTGAGCTGGAAGACATTGAAGAGGAAATAAATTACTGGCAATCGGCTATTGTTTGTTATGTACTAGGTGCTAACCCACCTTTACATGTGCTAGAAGGTTTTATGAGAAGGATTTGGCAGCATAATGGAGTAGATAAAGTTGGTACTCTGTCTCATGGTGTCTTCATTGTTAGATTTCAAAATATGGAGGATAGGGATAAGGTCATCAGTGGTGGTTATATCTTCTTTGATAAGAAGCCTCTTATCATGAAAACGTGGAACCCTAGGGATGATTTTACAAAGGAGGATGTCAAGAAAGTTCCTATATGGATTCAACTTGGGGGTCTAGATATCAAATACTGGGAAGATAAATCATTATTCAAGATTGTGGGTCAGCTGGGTAAACCGATTCAGGTGGAAATGATTACAAAAAGAAGGGAAAGACTACACTTTCCAAGGATAATGGTTGAGGTATTGATTACACAAGCATTTCCACATGTAATTTCATTCATCAACGAATTGGATCAAGATATTGAGCTTACTGTGAATTATGAATGGCTGCCTGTTCTTTGTGAGCATTGTAAGGGTATGGGTCATACGACAGCTATATGCAAGAAGAAAGGGCCAATCACTGGTGTAACACAGTAG
- the LOC133795724 gene encoding uncharacterized protein LOC133795724, translated as MRFYITFVCGYNDEVGIGSLWQEIVDSASNIDEAWMILGDFNEILYSKERVGNKTNKKPSERFRYCLLHCQMEDLKYSGCFYTWNNKQQAEDRVCSKIDRAVVNPKWADAFPNSKVVFLPKGAFDHCPILVSFYQDTCKGHKPFWYYKMWRDAKNFGVLVKSSWEEALSGTPMYKVVKKLKRLKGVLLDINRKGFNDIQVAELQAKQIMLESQKAKTNWVQFGDENTAFFHTSLKTRMAHNIINSIKNGRGLWVDNSEDVKDAFLDYYQELLGTTMTNMLNVIKAIVEMAPLLSAHHIGILQTEFTQQEVKGIFYAIPGMKVSGPDGYGSFFFRITGIKLARKFVISLKRIKYYCYPHFLPWVRDGGPGPLTG; from the exons atgaggttttatattaccTTTGTCTGTGGCTACAATGATGAAGTGGGCATAGGAAGTTTATGGCAAGAGATTGTGGATTCGGCTAGTAACATTGATGAGGCTTGGATGATTTTGGGGGACTTTAATGAGATTCTTTACTCTAAGGAAAGGGTAGGGAATAAGACTAATAAAAAACCATCTGAAAGATTTAGATATTGTTTGCTGCATTGCCAGATGGAAGATCTTAAGTACTCAGGGTGTTTTTATACTTGGAACAACAAGCAGCAGGCAGAAGACAGAGTTTGTTCCAAAATTGATAGAGCTGTGGTGAACCCAAAATGGGCAGATGCATTTCCGAATTCTAAGGTTGTTTTTCTCCCAAAAGGTGCTTTTGATCATTGCCCGATCCTTGTCTCATTTTACCAGGATACATGCAAAGGGCATAAACCTTTTTGGTACTACAAAATGTGGAGGGATGCAAAGAATTTTGGTGTGCTTGTAAAATCTAGTTGGGAAGAGGCTCTATCCGGTACTCCTATGTATAAAGTAGTCAAGAAGCTGAAGAGATTAAAGGGAGTGCTCTTGGATATTAACAGGAAAGGGTTCAATGATATTCAAGTAGCTGAGTTACAAGCAAAACAGATCATGCTTGAGT CTCAAAAAGCTAAGACAAATTGGGTTCAATTTGGGGATGAAAACACTGCATTTTTTCATACATCTTTGAAGACAAGAATGGCTCAtaacataattaattcaattaagaATGGGAGAGGGCTTTGGGTAGATAATTCCGAAGATGTCAAGGATGCTTTTTTGGATTATTATCAGGAGCTTTTGGGTACTACTATGACTAACATGCTGAATGTTATTAAAGCTATAGTGGAGATGGCACCATTGCTTTCAGCTCATCATATTGGAATTCTTCAAACTGAATTTACTCAGCAAGAGGTTAAAGGGATTTTCTATGCTATTCCTGGGATGAAGGTGTCAGGGCCTGATGGTTATGGAAGCTTCTTTTTCAGGATAACTGGGATTAAGTTGGCTCGGAAGTTTGTGATATCTCTTAAAAGAATTAAATActactgttatccccatttcctgccttgggtcCGGGATGGTGGTCCAGGCCCACTAACTGGGTAA
- the LOC133797980 gene encoding uncharacterized protein LOC133797980 produces MQHMSGSIVEPPKPITTFHSSLLPPSMASTNSTPSDPFPSADELAAKAVNKRYEGLVTVRTKAIKGKGAWYWAHLEPILIRNPSTNNPKAVKLKCSLCDSVFSASNPSRTATEHLKRGTCPNISSVLRPNSSVSPLPLTTLPSPSSHNHRKRSSQSCMSPPTPHHAPPTALEVHSLAMVESTRYCGEFGYLPSQNAGGGANNTGLYNHHLMLSGGKDDLGALAMLENSVKKLKSPKASPGPTLSKEQIDSAVELLAEWFYESCGSVSLSSLEHPKFRAFLNHVGLPALSRREFSGARLDAKFDEAKAESEARIEDAMFFQVASSGWKSKALCSFPCGEENLVKFTVNLPNRTSVFQKAVFTGGPVSSKYAEEILWDTVTGICGGSEQRCVGIVADKYKAKALKNLEVQNHWMVNLSCQLQGFVGLIKDFNKEFPLFRVVSENCKKLANFVNTESQVRNIFQKYKTQELECAGLLRVPSPKCDTSKNFGPVLAMLEDVLSCSRVLQMVVMDDSCKVILVEDPTGREVVRMIQSDGFWNELESVYSLVKLIRGMAQEIEVERPLVGQCLPLWEELRAKVKEWCAKCSIAEAPVEKIIENRFKKIYHPAWAAAFILDPLNLIRDTSGKYLPPFKCLTHEQEKDVDKLITRLVSREEAHIALMELMKWRSEGLDPLYAQAVQVKQRDPVTGKMKVANPQSSRLVWETCLSEFKTLGKVAVRLIFLQATSCGFKCNWSFTKWICVHRHSKIGVEKAQKMIFVAAHAKLERRDLSNEEEKDAELFGGGNVEDDMLNEVFADAPSV; encoded by the coding sequence ATGCAACATATGTCTGGTTCTATCGTTGAACCGCCGAAACCCATTACTACTTTTCActcttctcttcttcctccatCAATGGCTTCCACAAATTCAACCCCCTCTGACCCATTCCCCTCCGCAGACGAATTAGCAGCCAAGGCTGTCAACAAGCGCTATGAAGGCCTTGTTACTGTTCGAACAAAGGCCATAAAGGGGAAAGGTGCTTGGTACTGGGCTCATTTGGAGCCTATTCTGATTCGAAATCCCAGTACTAACAACCCAAAAGCCGTGAAGCTCAAATGCTCGCTTTGCGACTCAGTTTTCTCGGCTTCGAACCCGTCGAGAACTGCCACTGAGCATCTGAAAAGGGGTACCTGCCCAAATATCAGTTCCGTACTGAGACCCAATTCGTCGGTTTCGCCATTGCCGTTGACGACGTTGCCTTCTCCTTCTTCCCACAACCACAGAAAGCGAAGCTCCCAAAGTTGTATGAGTCCTCCTACTCCTCATCACGCTCCCCCTACTGCTTTAGAGGTTCATTCTTTAGCAATGGTTGAGTCGACCAGGTACTGCGGCGAGTTCGGGTACTTGCCATCGCAGAACGCCGGCGGTGGTGCTAATAATACCGGATTATATAACCACCATTTGATGTTATCTGGTGGGAAAGACGATTTGGGTGCTTTGGCAATGTTAGAAAACAGTGTGAAGAAGCTAAAGAGTCCTAAAGCCTCACCGGGTCCGACTCTTAGCAAGGAGCAAATTGACTCGGCGGTCGAGTTACTTGCCGAGTGGTTCTACGAGTCATGTGGGTCGGTCTCGTTATCGAGCCTTGAGCATCCCAAGTTCAGGGCCTTCCTTAATCATGTGGGGTTGCCTGCTTTGTCTCGGCGCGAGTTTTCGGGTGCTCGGCTCGACGCGAAATTTGACGAGGCCAAAGCCGAGTCTGAAGCGAGAATAGAAGATGCCATGTTTTTTCAAGTTGCTTCTAGTGGTTGGAAGAGCAAGGCTTTGTGTAGCTTTCCTTGCGGAGAAGAAAATTTGGTCAAGTTCACTGTTAATCTTCCTAACCGGACTAGTGTTTTTCAAAAAGCCGTCTTTACTGGAGGCCCGGTGTCATCAAAGTACGCTGAGGAGATTTTGTGGGATACTGTTACTGGGATATGTGGAGGGTCCGAACAGCGTTGCGTGGGGATAGTTGCAGATAAGTATAAAGCCAAGGCTTTAAAGAATTTGGAGGTTCAGAACCACTGGATGGTGAATCTCTCGTGTCAGCTTCAGGGCTTCGTTGGTTTGATTAAGGATTTCAACAAAGAGTTTCCACTTTTCAGAGTTGTCTCTGAGAATTGCAAAAAGCTTGCGAATTTTGTAAATACAGAGAGTCAGGTTAGGAATATTTTCCAGAAGTACAAGACGCAGGAGCTTGAGTGTGCCGGGTTGCTTCGAGTTCCTTCGCCGAAATGCGATACTTCAAAGAACTTTGGACCAGTTCTTGCAATGTTGGAGGATGTGTTGAGCTGTTCCCGAGTACTCCAAATGGTCGTGATGGATGATTCTTGTAAGGTGATTCTTGTAGAGGACCCAACAGGGAGAGAGGTTGTTAGGATGATTCAAAGTGATGGCTTTTGGAATGAATTGGAATCAGTTTATTCCCTTGTGAAGCTGATCAGAGGGATGGCTCAGGAGATTGAGGTTGAGAGGCCATTAGTTGGGCAATGCTTACCTCTTTGGGAGGAGCTAAGAGCAAAAGTGAAGGAATGGTGTGCTAAATGCAGCATTGCCGAAGCACCTGTTGAGAAAATAATCGAAAATCGGTTCAAAAAAATATACCACCCAGCTTGGGCTGCTGCTTTTATACTTGACCCTCTCAATTTGATCAGGGACACAAGTGGGAAATATCTTCCACCATTCAAGTGCTTGACTCATGAGCAAGAAAAGGATGTGGATAAGCTCATAACCAGGTTGGTTAGCAGAGAAGAAGCTCATATTGCATTGATGGAGCTTATGAAATGGAGGTCGGAAGGGCTGGACCCCCTTTATGCTCAAGCAGTTCAGGTAAAACAAAGAGACCCCGTCACTGGAAAGATGAAAGTTGCGAATCCACAAAGCAGTAGACTTGTATGGGAAACTTGCTTAAGCGAGTTTAAGACTTTAGGTAAGGTTGCAGTGAGGCTTATTTTTCTTCAAGCAACCTCATGTGGATTCAAGTGCAATTGGTCTTTCACAAAATGGATTTGTGTGCATAGACACTCGAAGATAGGTGTAGAAAAAGCCCAGAAGATGATATTTGTAGCAGCTCATGCCAAGCTCGAAAGACGGGATCTTTCcaatgaagaagaaaaagatgcAGAACTTTTTGGTGGTGGTAATGTTGAGGACGACATGCTCAATGAGGTCTTTGCCGATGCACCCTCCGTGTAA